One segment of Anopheles stephensi strain Indian chromosome 3, UCI_ANSTEP_V1.0, whole genome shotgun sequence DNA contains the following:
- the LOC118512362 gene encoding SLIT-ROBO Rho GTPase-activating protein 1-like isoform X1 — protein MIRPFESVFSVPNIGDMNGVTMMDENDMDIKSPIRRLGSTRKLNLFNNIRQQLNEQLKFLDVRMEAQIALVQELQDFFRRRGEVELDYSKSLDKLAKSLQLRHKEQRQKREQWPMFSSYSCWQQLVNQTKSLSRDHAAMSEIYSTHLVARLQTVWDDVQRIYRKCREIGFETHVEILRILQELHTNMKTYHTLQTEAKEAEKKLRLAENQRMKLQQSVPKEKLDRSKKYRLIEKEVLKRKNKYTDARLKALKAKNEYQLCLEASNTTIHKYFVEDLSDLIDCMDLGFHSVVSRALLMHVSADQGRCRAVLHNAETLSHIVNSMDSRADKQKFLEQHSAAFMIPKRLEFQGQDEDVEPELQKALHQEMESRLMQLEQRVNNLRMESEEIWKTLETAEINLLDILNTKDYDCAGAFGDGAVAFQKPENTSVKLRSDKNEIEEFYITKIREYILATSRIARLDSKAEYLRNALAKDSAIKTDTLTKSNVPKRKRIGRMNKSGRPKLFGGSLEEYLEVSGEEIPLIVRSCIRVINLYGLHHQGIFRVSGSQVEISNFKEAFERGDDPLAEMTDASDINSVAGVLKLYLRELREPLFPLIYFDHFVQLAQLESKHDIVSGIRKFFLSLPKSVVVVVRYLFAFLNHLSEYSDENMMDAYNLAICFGPTLMPAPEDKDQVQYQNQVNELIKNIIVHHAELFPKDLGGMQYEKFITSETFEDIDVGDSPTEQVSEDPDSEVYPSEDESDTFEAIVQFDFNARSERELSLRKGDTVILYNQVSNDWWRGAVNGKTGLIPDKYISLKIKDEDRDKSEHLKSSSSEESVRKRRPSGNISLNSQLSICTQNSNTLSNITCGSDYTASTISAATASASGHSVAVGATGSGGGVGGGGGASSSSSIGGAGSTAAGIMQPALASPGHPQYHTIQHAPVASSVHHSSTATSQQSLTQQQPVAIVTHQPPLPSAHLAPPVIGEKLGGELKDADFIHYDSVDHLKASPYNYHDEPHSFENSFEFVEDMALFTYETSKPSEPIYAEPTKITMNREKSPAADSGTSSNSNDEESDNVEIRPRLGGMGDPPEHSKSTLGLNRRSESTLTSTSKTVDVDGDGPAATSTDDSTDQSRPMRKYHSKSFSLSENKLSLAAAGGGSATLNVFQQNRDLWQKRAAQSSYQNLTTSRILSRNRIAPDLVMDLPPSAISKETAHASRESLDTELEDMTSAERFAAQNQCTLKKNERFSNESPVYENNTMKKEVKLDVKGGTATDKPKAEVKPQEISIKSSASAVEVPQKIEDCTTTAGSAKEEESRRISGAGAGAAIPVVLSSSPAGSSTPSTVTDEEAEGVVEGVGLLPATSSVAGGKELSKSPIPVRNTQKFVSQFADLHLTGGCLIKSTEGTSAATVTSMAQEQQAKSLSSFKPQVKVKPQILKKPQVLPPQTPEMQRRNAD, from the exons ATGATTCGACCATTTGAATCAGTATTTAGCGTACCAAACATCGGCGACATGAACGGCGTTACAATGATGGACGAGAACGACATGGATATTAAGAGCCCGATACGGCGTCTGGGATCTACGAGAAAGCTGAATCTGTTCAACA ATATCAGACAGCAGCTAAACGAGCAGCTCAAATTTTTGGACGTCCGCATGGAAGCACAGATAGCACTCGTACAGGAACTACAAGACTTCTTCCGACGGCGCGGCGAGGTGGAACTGGACTACAGCAAAAGCTTGGACAAGCTAGCTAAAAGCCTACAGCTGCGACACAAAGAGCAGCGCCAAAA ACGCGAGCAATGGCCAATGTTCTCTTCCTACTCGTGCTGGCAGCAGCTTGtcaatcaaaccaaatctCTATCCAGAGACCATGCGGCCATGTCGGAAATTTACTCTACCCATCTGGTGGCCCGTCTGCAGACCGTGTGGGACGACGTCCAGCGCATATACAGAAAG TGTCGAGAGATTGGGTTTGAGACGCACGTGGAAATACTGCGAATCTTACAAGAACTCCACACGAACATGAAAACGTACCATACGCTGCAGACGGAAGCGAAGGAAGCCGAAAAAAAGTTGCGACTGGCCGAAAATCAACGGATGAAGCTGCAGCAGAGTGTCCCCAAGGAGAAGCTGGATCGCAGCAAAAAGTATCGTTTGATCGAGAAGGAGGTGCTGAAGCgtaaaaacaaatacacgGACGCACGGCTGAAAGCGCTGAAGGCCAAGAACGAGTATCAGCTATGCCTGGAAGCTTCCAACACGACGATTCACAAATATTTCGTCGAAGACCTGAGCGATCTGATTGAT TGCATGGATCTTGGTTTCCATTCGGTTGTGTCGCGCGCTCTGCTGATGCACGTCTCCGCGGACCAGGGTCGGTGCCGGGCGGTGCTGCATAATGCCGAAACACTGTCGCACATCGTCAACTCTATGGACAGTCGCGCCGACAAGCAGAAGTTTCTTGAGCAACATAGTGCCGCTTTCATGATTCCGAAGCGGTTGGAGTTTCAGGGCCAGGACGAGGACGTTGAGCCGGAGCTGCAGAAGGCGTTGCATCAGGAGATGGAATCTCGGCTGATGCAGCTCGAGCAACGCGTGAACAATTTGCGCATGGAGTCGGAGGAGATATGGAAAACGCTGGAAACGGCAGAAATCAATCTGCTCGATATACTCAACACGAAGGACTATGACTGCGCTGGCGCGTTTGGCGATGGTGCAGTCGCCTTCCAAAAACCCGAAAACACGTCCGTCAAATTACGATCGGACAAGAACGAAATCGAGGAATTCTATATAACG AAAATACGCGAATACATTCTGGCAACATCACGGATAGCACGGTTGGACTCGAAGGCGGAATATCTTCGTAATGCGTTAGCAAAAGATTCGGCCATCAAAACGGACACGCTGACGAAGTCGAACGTGCCGAAGCGGAAGCGCATCGGCCGCATGAACAAATCGGGTCGGCCGAAGCTGTTTGGCGGCTCGTTGGAGGAATACCTTGAAGTGTCCGGAGAAGAAATTCCATTAATTGTGCGAAGCTGCATAAGAGTTATCAATCTCTACG GATTGCACCACCAAGGCATATTCCGAGTCTCAGGATCTCAAGTAGAAATAAGTAACTTTAAAGAAGCCTTCGAACGGGGCGATGATCCGCTGGCTGAAATGACCGATGCATCCGACATCAACTCTGTTGCGGGCGTTTTGAAACTCTATCTACGAGAACTGCGCGAGCCACTTTTCCCATTAATCTACTTCGATCACTTTGTTCAGCTGGCGC AACTCGAATCCAAGCACGACATCGTATCAGGCATTCGTAAATTCTTCCTAAGTCTACCCAAgtcagtggtggtggttgttcgGTATCTGTTTGCATTTTTGAACCA CCTTTCCGAATATTCTGACGAAAATATGATGGATGCTTACAATCTGGCTATCTGCTTCGGTCCCACATTGATGCCAGCCCCGGAGGATAAGGACCAAGTGCAGTATCAGAATCAAGTGAATGAGCTAATCAAAAACATCATCGTCCATCATGCCGAGCTGTTTCCGAAAGATCTTGGCGGAATGCAGTATGAGAAGTTTATCACTTCAGAAACCTTTGAAGACAT TGATGTTGGTGACTCGCCCACAGAGCAGGTATCGGAGGATCCCGATTCAGAAGTGTATCCATCGGAGGATGAGTCGGACACGTTCGAAGCAATTGTTCAGTTCGATTTTAACGCACGATCCGAGAGAGAATTGTCGTTACGGAAGGGAGATACTGTGATACTGTACAATCAG GTTTCCAACGATTGGTGGCGAGGTGCAGTAAACGGCAAAACTGGGCTCATTCCGGATAAGTACATATCGCTAAAAATCAA GGACGAAGATCGCGATAAAAGTGAACATTTGAAATCATCCAGTTCGGAAGAATCCGTCCGCAAGCGTCGTCCCAGTGGAAACATTTCACTCAACAGTCAGCTATCGATTTGCACACAAAACTCCAACACACTGTCCAACATTACGTGCGGTAGCGATTACACTGCGTCCACCATAagcgctgccacagcttcggCCAGCGGGCACAGTGTGGCTGTCGGAGCGACTGGCAGCGGTGGCGGCgtcggcggcggtggcggtgcatcaagcagcagcagcattggaGGAGCTGGGTCTACCGCAGCAGGCATAATGCAGCCAGCGCTGGCATCTCCTGGCCATCCGCAGTACCATACCATTCAGCACGCACCGGTGGCCTCTTCCGTTCATCACTCGTCCACAGCAACGTCGCAGCAGTCGCTCACGCAGCAGCAACCGGTTGCTATAGTGACGCACCAGCCACCGTTGCCGTCTGCGCACCTCGCTCCTCCAGTGATTGGGGAGAAGTTGGGCGGCGAGCTGAAGGATGCGGACTTCATTCACTACGATAGTGTGGATCACTTGAAAGCATCGCCGTACAACTACCACGACGAACCGCATTCGTTCGAAAACTCGTTCGAGTTTGTCGAGGATATGGCTCTCTTCACATACGAG ACATCAAAACCATCGGAACCGATCTACGCAGAACCGACCAAAATAACGATGAACCGCGAGAAGTCGCCCGCGGCCGACAGTGGtacgagcagcaacagcaacgacgaggaatcgGACAACGTAGAAATTCGTCCGCGGCTCGGCGGGATGGGTGATCCACCGGAGCACAGCAAATCGACGCTGGGGCTGAACCGGCGCAGCGAATCGACGCTCACCAGCACGAGCAAAACGGTGGACGTAGACGGCGATGGACCGGCGGCGACCAGCACGGACGACTCGACCGACCAATCCCGACCGATGCGCAAGTATCACTCGAAGAGCTTCAGTTTGTCCGAGAACAAGCTGTCGCTGGCTGCGGCCGGCGGTGGCTCGGCCACGCTAAACGTGTTTCAACAAAATCGCGACCTGTGGCAGAAACGTGCCGCACAAAGCTCCTACCAGAATCTGACCACGTCGCGCATCCTCAGTCGCAACCGAATTGCGCCGGATCTGGTGATGGATTTGCCACCGTCCGCCATTAGCAAGGAAACGGCGCACGCGTCGCGCGAATCGCTGGACACCGAGCTGGAGGACATGACGTCGGCGGAACGCTTTGCGGCCCAAAACCAGTGCACGCTGAAGAAGAATGAACGCTTTTCGAACGAGTCTCCCGTGTACGAGAACAATACGATGAAGAAGGAGGTTAAGCTGGACGTGAAAGGCGGCACAGCGACGGATAAACCGAAGGCGGAGGTAAAGCCACAAGAAATCAGTATTAAAAGCTCCGCCAGCGCAGTGGAAGTGCCGCAGAAAATTGAAGACTGTACCACGACGGCCGGAAGCGCCAAAGAGGAAGAATCGAGAAGGATAtccggtgccggtgccggtgccgcCATACCGGTTGTGTTGTCTTCCTCGCCTGCAGGTAGCAGCACTCCGAGCACGGTGACTGACGAAGAAGCGGAAGGGGTCGTTGAGGGCGTTGGCCTCTTGCCGGCAACCTCCTCCGTCGCTGGCGGGAAAGAGCTCAGCAAGAGTCCCATTCCGGTGCGCAACACGCAGAAGTTTGTGTCTCAATTTGCCGATTTGCATTTAACTGGCGGTTGCTTGATAAAGTCCACGGAAGGAACGTCGGCAGCGACCGTCACTTCCATGGCGCAGGAGCAGCAGGCCAAGAGTCTGAGCTCGTTCAAGCCGCAGGTGAAGGTCAAGCCTCAGATACTGAAAAAACCGCAGGTGCTGCCACCGCAAACGCCGGAGATGCAGCGCCGCAATGCGGACTAG
- the LOC118512362 gene encoding SLIT-ROBO Rho GTPase-activating protein 1-like isoform X2 yields the protein MFQCIIQQRNGWIHQPSPEFRDVFPDIRQQLNEQLKFLDVRMEAQIALVQELQDFFRRRGEVELDYSKSLDKLAKSLQLRHKEQRQKREQWPMFSSYSCWQQLVNQTKSLSRDHAAMSEIYSTHLVARLQTVWDDVQRIYRKCREIGFETHVEILRILQELHTNMKTYHTLQTEAKEAEKKLRLAENQRMKLQQSVPKEKLDRSKKYRLIEKEVLKRKNKYTDARLKALKAKNEYQLCLEASNTTIHKYFVEDLSDLIDCMDLGFHSVVSRALLMHVSADQGRCRAVLHNAETLSHIVNSMDSRADKQKFLEQHSAAFMIPKRLEFQGQDEDVEPELQKALHQEMESRLMQLEQRVNNLRMESEEIWKTLETAEINLLDILNTKDYDCAGAFGDGAVAFQKPENTSVKLRSDKNEIEEFYITKIREYILATSRIARLDSKAEYLRNALAKDSAIKTDTLTKSNVPKRKRIGRMNKSGRPKLFGGSLEEYLEVSGEEIPLIVRSCIRVINLYGLHHQGIFRVSGSQVEISNFKEAFERGDDPLAEMTDASDINSVAGVLKLYLRELREPLFPLIYFDHFVQLAQLESKHDIVSGIRKFFLSLPKSVVVVVRYLFAFLNHLSEYSDENMMDAYNLAICFGPTLMPAPEDKDQVQYQNQVNELIKNIIVHHAELFPKDLGGMQYEKFITSETFEDIDVGDSPTEQVSEDPDSEVYPSEDESDTFEAIVQFDFNARSERELSLRKGDTVILYNQVSNDWWRGAVNGKTGLIPDKYISLKIKDEDRDKSEHLKSSSSEESVRKRRPSGNISLNSQLSICTQNSNTLSNITCGSDYTASTISAATASASGHSVAVGATGSGGGVGGGGGASSSSSIGGAGSTAAGIMQPALASPGHPQYHTIQHAPVASSVHHSSTATSQQSLTQQQPVAIVTHQPPLPSAHLAPPVIGEKLGGELKDADFIHYDSVDHLKASPYNYHDEPHSFENSFEFVEDMALFTYETSKPSEPIYAEPTKITMNREKSPAADSGTSSNSNDEESDNVEIRPRLGGMGDPPEHSKSTLGLNRRSESTLTSTSKTVDVDGDGPAATSTDDSTDQSRPMRKYHSKSFSLSENKLSLAAAGGGSATLNVFQQNRDLWQKRAAQSSYQNLTTSRILSRNRIAPDLVMDLPPSAISKETAHASRESLDTELEDMTSAERFAAQNQCTLKKNERFSNESPVYENNTMKKEVKLDVKGGTATDKPKAEVKPQEISIKSSASAVEVPQKIEDCTTTAGSAKEEESRRISGAGAGAAIPVVLSSSPAGSSTPSTVTDEEAEGVVEGVGLLPATSSVAGGKELSKSPIPVRNTQKFVSQFADLHLTGGCLIKSTEGTSAATVTSMAQEQQAKSLSSFKPQVKVKPQILKKPQVLPPQTPEMQRRNAD from the exons ATGTTTCAATGCATAATACAGCAGCGTAACGGATGGATCCATCAACCGAGTCCCGAGTTTCGGGATGTCTTCCCAG ATATCAGACAGCAGCTAAACGAGCAGCTCAAATTTTTGGACGTCCGCATGGAAGCACAGATAGCACTCGTACAGGAACTACAAGACTTCTTCCGACGGCGCGGCGAGGTGGAACTGGACTACAGCAAAAGCTTGGACAAGCTAGCTAAAAGCCTACAGCTGCGACACAAAGAGCAGCGCCAAAA ACGCGAGCAATGGCCAATGTTCTCTTCCTACTCGTGCTGGCAGCAGCTTGtcaatcaaaccaaatctCTATCCAGAGACCATGCGGCCATGTCGGAAATTTACTCTACCCATCTGGTGGCCCGTCTGCAGACCGTGTGGGACGACGTCCAGCGCATATACAGAAAG TGTCGAGAGATTGGGTTTGAGACGCACGTGGAAATACTGCGAATCTTACAAGAACTCCACACGAACATGAAAACGTACCATACGCTGCAGACGGAAGCGAAGGAAGCCGAAAAAAAGTTGCGACTGGCCGAAAATCAACGGATGAAGCTGCAGCAGAGTGTCCCCAAGGAGAAGCTGGATCGCAGCAAAAAGTATCGTTTGATCGAGAAGGAGGTGCTGAAGCgtaaaaacaaatacacgGACGCACGGCTGAAAGCGCTGAAGGCCAAGAACGAGTATCAGCTATGCCTGGAAGCTTCCAACACGACGATTCACAAATATTTCGTCGAAGACCTGAGCGATCTGATTGAT TGCATGGATCTTGGTTTCCATTCGGTTGTGTCGCGCGCTCTGCTGATGCACGTCTCCGCGGACCAGGGTCGGTGCCGGGCGGTGCTGCATAATGCCGAAACACTGTCGCACATCGTCAACTCTATGGACAGTCGCGCCGACAAGCAGAAGTTTCTTGAGCAACATAGTGCCGCTTTCATGATTCCGAAGCGGTTGGAGTTTCAGGGCCAGGACGAGGACGTTGAGCCGGAGCTGCAGAAGGCGTTGCATCAGGAGATGGAATCTCGGCTGATGCAGCTCGAGCAACGCGTGAACAATTTGCGCATGGAGTCGGAGGAGATATGGAAAACGCTGGAAACGGCAGAAATCAATCTGCTCGATATACTCAACACGAAGGACTATGACTGCGCTGGCGCGTTTGGCGATGGTGCAGTCGCCTTCCAAAAACCCGAAAACACGTCCGTCAAATTACGATCGGACAAGAACGAAATCGAGGAATTCTATATAACG AAAATACGCGAATACATTCTGGCAACATCACGGATAGCACGGTTGGACTCGAAGGCGGAATATCTTCGTAATGCGTTAGCAAAAGATTCGGCCATCAAAACGGACACGCTGACGAAGTCGAACGTGCCGAAGCGGAAGCGCATCGGCCGCATGAACAAATCGGGTCGGCCGAAGCTGTTTGGCGGCTCGTTGGAGGAATACCTTGAAGTGTCCGGAGAAGAAATTCCATTAATTGTGCGAAGCTGCATAAGAGTTATCAATCTCTACG GATTGCACCACCAAGGCATATTCCGAGTCTCAGGATCTCAAGTAGAAATAAGTAACTTTAAAGAAGCCTTCGAACGGGGCGATGATCCGCTGGCTGAAATGACCGATGCATCCGACATCAACTCTGTTGCGGGCGTTTTGAAACTCTATCTACGAGAACTGCGCGAGCCACTTTTCCCATTAATCTACTTCGATCACTTTGTTCAGCTGGCGC AACTCGAATCCAAGCACGACATCGTATCAGGCATTCGTAAATTCTTCCTAAGTCTACCCAAgtcagtggtggtggttgttcgGTATCTGTTTGCATTTTTGAACCA CCTTTCCGAATATTCTGACGAAAATATGATGGATGCTTACAATCTGGCTATCTGCTTCGGTCCCACATTGATGCCAGCCCCGGAGGATAAGGACCAAGTGCAGTATCAGAATCAAGTGAATGAGCTAATCAAAAACATCATCGTCCATCATGCCGAGCTGTTTCCGAAAGATCTTGGCGGAATGCAGTATGAGAAGTTTATCACTTCAGAAACCTTTGAAGACAT TGATGTTGGTGACTCGCCCACAGAGCAGGTATCGGAGGATCCCGATTCAGAAGTGTATCCATCGGAGGATGAGTCGGACACGTTCGAAGCAATTGTTCAGTTCGATTTTAACGCACGATCCGAGAGAGAATTGTCGTTACGGAAGGGAGATACTGTGATACTGTACAATCAG GTTTCCAACGATTGGTGGCGAGGTGCAGTAAACGGCAAAACTGGGCTCATTCCGGATAAGTACATATCGCTAAAAATCAA GGACGAAGATCGCGATAAAAGTGAACATTTGAAATCATCCAGTTCGGAAGAATCCGTCCGCAAGCGTCGTCCCAGTGGAAACATTTCACTCAACAGTCAGCTATCGATTTGCACACAAAACTCCAACACACTGTCCAACATTACGTGCGGTAGCGATTACACTGCGTCCACCATAagcgctgccacagcttcggCCAGCGGGCACAGTGTGGCTGTCGGAGCGACTGGCAGCGGTGGCGGCgtcggcggcggtggcggtgcatcaagcagcagcagcattggaGGAGCTGGGTCTACCGCAGCAGGCATAATGCAGCCAGCGCTGGCATCTCCTGGCCATCCGCAGTACCATACCATTCAGCACGCACCGGTGGCCTCTTCCGTTCATCACTCGTCCACAGCAACGTCGCAGCAGTCGCTCACGCAGCAGCAACCGGTTGCTATAGTGACGCACCAGCCACCGTTGCCGTCTGCGCACCTCGCTCCTCCAGTGATTGGGGAGAAGTTGGGCGGCGAGCTGAAGGATGCGGACTTCATTCACTACGATAGTGTGGATCACTTGAAAGCATCGCCGTACAACTACCACGACGAACCGCATTCGTTCGAAAACTCGTTCGAGTTTGTCGAGGATATGGCTCTCTTCACATACGAG ACATCAAAACCATCGGAACCGATCTACGCAGAACCGACCAAAATAACGATGAACCGCGAGAAGTCGCCCGCGGCCGACAGTGGtacgagcagcaacagcaacgacgaggaatcgGACAACGTAGAAATTCGTCCGCGGCTCGGCGGGATGGGTGATCCACCGGAGCACAGCAAATCGACGCTGGGGCTGAACCGGCGCAGCGAATCGACGCTCACCAGCACGAGCAAAACGGTGGACGTAGACGGCGATGGACCGGCGGCGACCAGCACGGACGACTCGACCGACCAATCCCGACCGATGCGCAAGTATCACTCGAAGAGCTTCAGTTTGTCCGAGAACAAGCTGTCGCTGGCTGCGGCCGGCGGTGGCTCGGCCACGCTAAACGTGTTTCAACAAAATCGCGACCTGTGGCAGAAACGTGCCGCACAAAGCTCCTACCAGAATCTGACCACGTCGCGCATCCTCAGTCGCAACCGAATTGCGCCGGATCTGGTGATGGATTTGCCACCGTCCGCCATTAGCAAGGAAACGGCGCACGCGTCGCGCGAATCGCTGGACACCGAGCTGGAGGACATGACGTCGGCGGAACGCTTTGCGGCCCAAAACCAGTGCACGCTGAAGAAGAATGAACGCTTTTCGAACGAGTCTCCCGTGTACGAGAACAATACGATGAAGAAGGAGGTTAAGCTGGACGTGAAAGGCGGCACAGCGACGGATAAACCGAAGGCGGAGGTAAAGCCACAAGAAATCAGTATTAAAAGCTCCGCCAGCGCAGTGGAAGTGCCGCAGAAAATTGAAGACTGTACCACGACGGCCGGAAGCGCCAAAGAGGAAGAATCGAGAAGGATAtccggtgccggtgccggtgccgcCATACCGGTTGTGTTGTCTTCCTCGCCTGCAGGTAGCAGCACTCCGAGCACGGTGACTGACGAAGAAGCGGAAGGGGTCGTTGAGGGCGTTGGCCTCTTGCCGGCAACCTCCTCCGTCGCTGGCGGGAAAGAGCTCAGCAAGAGTCCCATTCCGGTGCGCAACACGCAGAAGTTTGTGTCTCAATTTGCCGATTTGCATTTAACTGGCGGTTGCTTGATAAAGTCCACGGAAGGAACGTCGGCAGCGACCGTCACTTCCATGGCGCAGGAGCAGCAGGCCAAGAGTCTGAGCTCGTTCAAGCCGCAGGTGAAGGTCAAGCCTCAGATACTGAAAAAACCGCAGGTGCTGCCACCGCAAACGCCGGAGATGCAGCGCCGCAATGCGGACTAG